The Novosphingobium terrae genome segment GTGCGGTCTGGTCGAAAAGATCGCGAAGGATTTCCATATCCATCGACGGCCCCGCACACAGCGAAGACCCATGCCCATGGTTGTTTTCCGGCGACATCGACGGGTTGGTGACCAGAAAGCCCGAACGCGGGTCCTTCACCAGAACATCCAGAAAGAACGCGCAAGCGCCTTTCAGCAGCGGATAGACCGAGGCGAGATAGGCCTTGTCGCGCCCATAGTCGTAATGGTCCCACAGATGGGTGCAGAGCCAGGCTCCGCCCATCGGCCACATGCCGTAACGGGCGCCATCGATGGGCGCCGTCGCACGCCACAGATCGGTGTTGTGATGGGTGACCCAGCCGCGCGCGCCATACATCTCGCGCGCGGTCACCGCGCCGGTGATGGCGATCTCGCGCACCAGCGCCACCAGCGGCTGCACGCATTCGGCCAGATTGGTCGGTTCGGCGGGCCAGTAGTTCATCTGCGTGTTGATGTTGATGGTGTATTTCGATCCCCATGGCGGGTCGAGGCTGTCGTTCCACAGGCCTTGCAAGGTGGCGGCCTGCCCTCCGGCGCGTGAGGAGGAGATCAGCAGATAGCGCCCATATTGGAAATAGAGCGCCGCCAGTGCCGGATCATCGGAGCTTTCCGAAAGGCGGATACGCGCATCGGTGGGCTGCGCGGCAGCAGGGCTGGTGCCGAAATCCACCGCCACCCGGCGAAACAGCGTCTGGTGATCCGCCGAGGCATCCCGGGCAATGCGCTCGAAACCGCGCGCGGTGGCCGCAGAGATCTGCTGGCTGGTGATGGCGGAGGGATCGCCGTCGACCTTGTCGAAGCGCTGATAGCTGGTGGCCATGGCGACCAGCAACACGACTTCGTTCGCCCCGCGCATGGTCAGTCTGCCATCGGCTGTGGCGATATGGCCGCCTTGGGTGATGGCCTTCAGGCGAGCCTCGAAACGCAGCACGCCGGGGATGCCGTTGCTCTGGGCGTTGCGGCCTGACAGGACAATGCTGTCATGACCCTCTGCATGGCAGGTGGCATCTGTTTGCGGCGAGCCCAGCCCGCAATCGAGATCGATGCGGCCCGGTCCCTGCGCGGTCAGGCGGATGGCAATCACCTGATCGGGGAAGGAGGCCAGCACCTCGCGCCTGTACTGCGTGCCCTTATGGGTGAAGCGCGTGGTGGCGACGGCTGTATCCAGATCGAGGTCGCGCCGATAGTCGCTGGCCTGCGCATCTTCCAGACCGGGCATGTCCAGCAGCAGATTGCCAAGCGCCTGATAGGCGCATTGCCGCTTGGGCGTGCCCAGCAGATCGCTTTCGGCCAGCCTTTCGGCTTCCTCGTAACGGCCTTCGAAGATCAGCTGGCGGACATGGGGCAGGGCGGCTTTTGCAGCCGGATTGACCGGATTGTA includes the following:
- a CDS encoding glycoside hydrolase family 95 protein, translating into MRDKTLSLTRRQAIGGASAALTALHFAPDPGWSATPVHGPNLLWYQAPAKVWTEALPVGNGRLGAMVFGGLGKERIQLNESTLWAGGPYNPVNPAAKAALPHVRQLIFEGRYEEAERLAESDLLGTPKRQCAYQALGNLLLDMPGLEDAQASDYRRDLDLDTAVATTRFTHKGTQYRREVLASFPDQVIAIRLTAQGPGRIDLDCGLGSPQTDATCHAEGHDSIVLSGRNAQSNGIPGVLRFEARLKAITQGGHIATADGRLTMRGANEVVLLVAMATSYQRFDKVDGDPSAITSQQISAATARGFERIARDASADHQTLFRRVAVDFGTSPAAAQPTDARIRLSESSDDPALAALYFQYGRYLLISSSRAGGQAATLQGLWNDSLDPPWGSKYTININTQMNYWPAEPTNLAECVQPLVALVREIAITGAVTAREMYGARGWVTHHNTDLWRATAPIDGARYGMWPMGGAWLCTHLWDHYDYGRDKAYLASVYPLLKGACAFFLDVLVKDPRSGFLVTNPSMSPENNHGHGSSLCAGPSMDMEILRDLFDQTAQAAAILGLDSEFSAQLQATRARLAPSKIGKAGQLQEWQEDWDMDAPEIHHRHVSHLYALFPSHQIDVHKTPDLAAAAARSLDIRGDRATGWATAWRINLWARLGQGDHAHSILRFLLGPERTYPNMFDAHPPFQIDGNFGGASGMTEMLMQSNGDEIRLLPALPKAWPSGSIRGLRARGCCLVDVTWRDGQLDSATIRTTLPGRRRIMAGTASIEIDIAPGHPARLVGPALHQA